The following are encoded in a window of Impatiens glandulifera chromosome 5, dImpGla2.1, whole genome shotgun sequence genomic DNA:
- the LOC124938140 gene encoding T-complex protein 1 subunit alpha yields MAMASQTPDIMGERQSGQDVRTQNVMACQAVANIVKSSLGPVGLDKMLVDDIGDVTITNDGATILKMLEVEHPAAKVLVELAELQDREVGDGTTSVVIIAAELLKRANDLVRNKIHPTSIISGYRLAMREACKYVDEKLAVKVEKLGKDSLVNCAKTSMSSKLIAADSDFFASLVVEAVQSVKMTNVRGEIRYPIKGINILKAHGKSARDSYLLNGYALNTGRSAQGMPLRVAPARIACLDFNLQKTKMQLGIQVVVSDPRELEKIRQREFDTTKERIEKLLKAGANVVLTTKGIDDMSLKYFVEAGAIAVRRVRKDDLRHVAKATGATMVSTFADMEGEETFDSSFLGHADEVVEERIASDDVVMIKGTKTTSAVSLVLRGANDYMLDEMERALHDALCIVKRTLESNTVVAGGGAVEAALSVYLEYLATSLGSREQLAIAEFAESLLVIPKVLAVNAAKDATELVAKLRAYHHTAQTKADKKHLSSMGLDLLKGAVRNNIEAGVLEPAMSKVKIIQFATEAAITILRIDDMIKLFKDESQNEE; encoded by the exons ATGGCGATGGCCTCACAAACCCCCGACATAATGGGAGAGCGCCAGTCAGGGCAAGATGTTCGTACTCAAAATG TTATGGCATGTCAAGCCGTTGCGAACATTGTGAAGTCTTCTCTTGGTCCTGTTGGACTGGACAAG ATGCTTGTTGATGATATTGGGGATGTAACAATTACAAATGATGGAGCTACAATACTGAAGATGCTAGAAGTTGAGCATCCAGCTGCCAAG GTGCTTGTTGAGCTGGCTGAACTTCAAGATCGTGAAGTTGGGGATGGGACGACTTCGGTGGTGATTATAGCTGCTGAGCTACTCAAG AGAGCCAACGATTTGGTGAGAAACAAGATTCATCCAACATCAATAATTAGTGGTTACAGA CTTGCCATGAGAGAAGCATGCAAATATGTTGATGAGAAGCTAGCTGTAAAG GTTGAAAAGTTAGGAAAAGATTCTCTTGTGAACTGTGCCAAGACAAGCATGTCCTCAAAGTTGATTGCTGCTGACAGTGATTTCTTTGCAAGTCTG GTTGTGGAAGCAGTGCAATCTGTTAAGATGACTAATGTGCGTGGAGAGATCAGATATCCAATTAAG GGAATCAATATCCTCAAAGCCCACGGCAAAAGTGCAAGGGATAGCTATCTCTTAAATGGTTATGCTTTGAATACAGGTCGTTCTGCACAGGGAATGCCATTAAGAGTGGCACCTGCTAGGATTGCCTGTCTTGACTTCAATCTTCAGAAGACAAAAATGCAATTGGGTATCCAAGTTGTGGTTAGTGACCCACGGGAACTTGAAAAGATTCGTCAGAG AGAATTTGATACAACAAAAGAACGCATTGAGAAACTTCTAAAGGCTGGAGCTAATGTTGTTTTAACTACAAAGGGAATCGATGACATGTCGCTGAAG TACTTTGTTGAGGCTGGTGCAATTGCAGTCAGACGTGTTCGGAAAGATGATCTTCGCCATGTTGCCAAGGCAACTGGGGCAACAATG GTCTCCACATTTGCTGATATGGAAGGGGAGGAAACCTTTGATTCCTCATTTCTTGGACATGCTGATGAAGTTGTTGAAGAGCGAATTGCTTCTGATGATGTTGTCATGATTAAGGGAACAAAAACTACAAGCGCT GTCTCTTTGGTTCTGAGGGGAGCTAATGATTATATGCTTGATGAAATGGAGAGGGCTTTACATGATGCTTTATGCATTGTTAAGAGGACACTGGAATCCAATACG GTCGTTGCTGGTGGAGGTGCAGTGGAGGCTGCCCTATCTGTTTACTTGGAGTACTTGGCCACAAGCTTAGGATCACGCGAGCAGTTAGCAATAGCAGAATTTGCTGAATCATTGTTAGTCATACCAAAG GTTCTTGCTGTGAATGCTGCAAAGGATGCAACTGAGTTGGTTGCTAAGTTACGTGCTTATCACCACACTGCACAGACCAAGGCAGATAAGAAGCACCTTTCCAG TATGGGACTGGATCTTCTGAAGGGGGCTGTAAGGAACAATATTGAAGCTGGAGTTCTTGAGCCTGCTATGAGCAAAGTAAAGATAATCCAG TTTGCAACAGAAGCCGCCATAACAATCCTGCGAATTGATGACATGATCAAGCTTTTCAAAGATGAGAGTCAAAATGAGGAGTaa